A window of the Pelagicoccus albus genome harbors these coding sequences:
- a CDS encoding DUF6172 family protein: MKKTFKRTAKLQYERWIDSVKNEVRKYLKRERKKKLPEGTDYWDFECQYGSEQETAKAIHVAELIKYIDQAAAQNRESFYLQILAKPRIRSKQGTAPQKDSAN; this comes from the coding sequence ATGAAAAAGACATTCAAACGCACAGCGAAACTTCAGTACGAACGTTGGATCGATTCCGTCAAAAACGAGGTTCGGAAATACCTGAAACGGGAGCGTAAGAAAAAACTGCCCGAAGGCACCGACTACTGGGATTTCGAATGCCAGTACGGATCCGAACAAGAGACTGCCAAAGCCATACATGTAGCTGAGTTGATCAAGTATATCGACCAAGCGGCGGCACAGAACCGAGAGTCGTTTTATCTCCAAATTCTCGCCAAGCCTAGAATCCGTTCCAAACAAGGAACAGCACCCCAAAAAGACTCCGCAAACTAG